The following coding sequences are from one Parabacteroides pacaensis window:
- a CDS encoding TonB-dependent receptor domain-containing protein, giving the protein MLKFFSFAMLFISLGFSAIAVPASHITGKIVDAASKKAIDFADVMLYSVSKDKVIAQTLPDAEGKFSFQDIPLDEYNIVVKLVGYDIYSTPAFRLTSTSPTHTSGTIELKQLEVGIAEVEVVAQKKQIIYKLDKRVIEASSNMLAAGGSAVDILENTPSIRVDAEGEVTFRGSSGFLVYVDGKPSVFSGTQALEQIPSSQIDNIEIITTPSARHDTQGDVGIINIITKKHFEHGLSGVINMMGSTALSNGVDFMISQQKKQHRWYIGGNMSHRIRESDFEQEKTTIVNDTTTTSHSKGPRHSNNYNYAGKAGWSLSLPRTTYSVDFEVGYGGRSRWGDLDYTDERSTLGNTFEKGLYNSRDEYDLHETYEQGTVAFDHKFNDKGHAISASFYLKYGGNALEYFQSDLYNAKHERQQGHRAWEDEHRWTVRGNLDYVLPYCKTGRLEAGYQYFSYLEDGDYSMQFWNPDTQDFYWRDDIYNTFYFQRGINSVYAILAQSYRSFEAQIGVRGEHTHRVLNSSVPDASTEFNRFEFFPSVHVGYNFAHENKVTAAYSRRTTRPDLFYMEPYITYRDFYSAEIGNPNIRPEYINSFELNYKKNFGDNTISATVFHRNRKDKIERLRVPYHTSGITLDSMANVGKDYSTGLEVSGMVNATRWWNININGSLYHYKVVNKLELGGRNEKSTNYEISWNNSFQAAKYTRIQLDGNFVGPSVTTQGKTNAFCYINLAVRQQFFNRRLTGTLAFRDVFNMARYTSNITQYDLNSITHIKPKYPVITLTLSYTFNNFKTKATQNRNDHDLFEGTNH; this is encoded by the coding sequence ATGTTAAAATTTTTCTCTTTTGCTATGCTATTCATTAGCCTAGGTTTTAGTGCTATAGCCGTACCTGCATCCCATATTACGGGAAAGATTGTCGATGCGGCAAGTAAAAAAGCTATCGACTTTGCCGATGTGATGTTGTACTCCGTAAGCAAAGACAAAGTAATTGCACAAACCCTTCCGGATGCGGAAGGCAAGTTTTCATTCCAGGATATTCCTTTGGACGAATATAATATCGTAGTAAAATTAGTAGGCTACGATATTTATTCCACGCCTGCCTTTCGCCTTACCTCCACCTCTCCTACCCATACAAGCGGGACTATCGAACTAAAACAGTTGGAAGTGGGAATCGCCGAGGTGGAAGTGGTAGCCCAGAAGAAACAAATTATTTACAAATTAGATAAACGCGTGATCGAAGCCTCCTCCAACATGTTGGCAGCAGGCGGTTCCGCAGTCGATATCCTGGAAAATACCCCTTCCATCCGGGTAGATGCGGAAGGGGAAGTCACTTTCCGGGGAAGTTCGGGCTTCCTGGTGTATGTAGACGGGAAACCGAGCGTATTCAGCGGAACTCAGGCATTGGAACAAATTCCTTCCAGCCAGATAGACAATATAGAAATTATTACTACCCCTTCTGCCCGGCACGATACCCAGGGCGATGTAGGAATTATTAATATCATTACAAAGAAACACTTCGAACATGGGCTAAGCGGCGTAATCAATATGATGGGAAGCACCGCACTAAGCAACGGGGTAGATTTTATGATCAGCCAACAGAAAAAACAACATCGCTGGTACATCGGGGGAAACATGTCCCACCGCATTCGCGAAAGCGATTTCGAACAGGAAAAAACAACCATCGTAAACGATACTACTACGACTTCCCATTCCAAAGGGCCGCGGCATAGTAATAATTACAACTATGCAGGAAAAGCGGGCTGGTCGCTTTCATTGCCCCGTACCACTTATTCTGTCGATTTCGAAGTGGGATACGGCGGACGGAGCCGTTGGGGAGATTTGGATTATACCGATGAACGTTCCACGCTGGGAAATACATTTGAAAAAGGATTATATAATAGTAGGGACGAATACGATCTCCACGAAACGTATGAACAAGGAACCGTTGCCTTCGACCATAAGTTTAACGATAAAGGTCATGCTATTTCCGCCAGTTTCTATCTGAAATACGGCGGAAACGCGCTTGAATATTTCCAAAGCGATTTGTATAACGCAAAACATGAACGCCAGCAAGGACACCGTGCCTGGGAAGACGAGCATCGTTGGACCGTAAGGGGTAACTTAGATTATGTGCTTCCTTATTGCAAAACAGGCCGGCTGGAAGCCGGTTACCAGTATTTCTCCTATCTGGAAGATGGTGATTATAGCATGCAGTTCTGGAATCCGGATACGCAAGATTTTTATTGGAGAGACGACATTTACAACACGTTTTACTTTCAGCGGGGAATTAATTCCGTATATGCGATCCTGGCACAAAGCTACCGGTCGTTCGAAGCGCAAATAGGCGTACGGGGAGAGCATACGCACCGTGTACTTAACAGTTCGGTTCCCGACGCAAGTACCGAGTTTAACCGTTTTGAATTTTTCCCATCTGTGCATGTCGGCTATAATTTTGCACACGAAAACAAAGTTACGGCAGCTTATAGCAGGCGTACTACCCGTCCCGACTTGTTTTATATGGAACCTTATATTACTTATCGCGACTTTTATTCCGCAGAAATAGGTAATCCGAATATCCGGCCTGAATACATTAATTCATTTGAATTGAATTATAAAAAGAATTTCGGTGACAATACTATCTCCGCCACAGTTTTCCACCGGAATAGAAAAGATAAAATAGAACGTCTGCGAGTACCTTACCATACCTCCGGTATTACCTTAGATTCAATGGCTAATGTAGGAAAGGATTATTCTACGGGATTGGAAGTAAGTGGCATGGTAAATGCCACACGTTGGTGGAATATCAATATTAACGGGAGTTTATATCATTACAAGGTAGTAAACAAGCTTGAACTGGGGGGAAGAAACGAGAAAAGCACCAATTATGAAATTTCTTGGAACAACTCTTTCCAGGCAGCTAAATATACCCGCATCCAACTGGATGGAAACTTTGTAGGTCCTTCCGTTACTACGCAAGGGAAAACAAATGCTTTTTGCTACATCAATTTGGCGGTGAGGCAACAGTTCTTTAATCGAAGGCTTACCGGTACTTTAGCGTTCAGAGATGTATTTAATATGGCCCGGTATACCAGTAACATCACTCAATACGATTTAAATTCTATTACGCATATCAAACCTAAATATCCGGTGATTACGCTTACTTTAAGTTATACTTTCAACAACTTCAAAACAAAAGCGACACAAAATAGAAACGATCATGACTTGTTTGAAGGGACTAATCACTAA
- a CDS encoding TIGR03905 family TSCPD domain-containing protein, whose product MEKQRISYVPTGVCSKMFVIDAEGGRIKNLQVIGGCEGNLRGLSTLLIDMKIEDAIKKLEGIDCHEKGTSCPDQIAKALRQFSVS is encoded by the coding sequence ATGGAAAAGCAGCGTATTTCGTATGTCCCTACGGGAGTTTGTTCTAAGATGTTTGTTATTGACGCAGAAGGAGGTAGAATCAAAAATCTTCAAGTGATAGGCGGTTGTGAAGGAAACCTTCGGGGGTTATCTACTTTATTGATAGATATGAAGATTGAAGATGCCATAAAGAAATTGGAAGGCATCGATTGCCATGAGAAAGGAACTTCATGTCCGGACCAGATAGCGAAAGCTCTCAGGCAGTTTTCCGTATCTTGA
- a CDS encoding bifunctional folylpolyglutamate synthase/dihydrofolate synthase, which yields MNYSETLNYLYSSVPVFQHTGASAYKPGLDTSIALDNYLGNPHRAYQTIHVAGTNGKGSTSHLLAAVLQQSGYKVGLYTSPHLVDFRERIRVNGEKIHEEYVVDFVARHRSYFEALHPSFFELTMSMAFDYFRASQVDVAVIEVGLGGRLDSTNIITPALSIITNISLDHIQFLGDTVEKIAAEKAGIIKKHIPVIIGEAQGDVRKVFEEKADAMEAPILFAEEENVLRNSLISYGKARWEYQSTDYGLLEGELGGVVQIQNTRTVLTALRKLKELDFSISPAAVQAAFARVVELTGLMGRWQQIQSRPRIVCDTAHNVGGIEYIVRQLEKETYNKLHFIIGMVNDKDIDGVLSLLPANACYYFTKASVARALPEKELAFRASVYNLEGNTYPCVSEALKAAKAIAGKDDFIYIGGSTFIVADALTCH from the coding sequence ATGAATTATTCTGAAACGTTAAACTATTTATACTCCAGCGTACCTGTATTTCAACACACGGGAGCGTCGGCCTACAAGCCGGGATTAGATACCAGCATTGCATTAGATAATTATTTAGGTAATCCGCACAGGGCTTATCAAACGATTCATGTTGCCGGTACCAACGGGAAAGGATCTACCTCCCATTTGTTAGCTGCTGTGTTACAACAATCCGGTTATAAAGTAGGATTGTACACTTCTCCCCACCTGGTAGATTTCAGGGAAAGAATACGGGTAAACGGAGAAAAGATACATGAAGAATATGTAGTCGATTTTGTGGCCCGGCACCGTAGCTATTTCGAAGCATTACATCCCTCCTTTTTTGAACTTACCATGAGTATGGCGTTCGACTACTTCCGGGCTTCCCAAGTAGACGTGGCGGTGATCGAGGTAGGATTAGGCGGACGGCTGGACAGTACGAATATCATTACTCCAGCATTAAGCATTATTACCAATATTAGCCTGGACCATATTCAGTTTTTAGGAGATACGGTAGAAAAGATCGCGGCTGAAAAAGCAGGTATCATTAAAAAGCATATTCCTGTTATCATCGGAGAAGCACAGGGAGACGTCCGGAAAGTATTCGAAGAGAAAGCCGACGCGATGGAAGCTCCTATTCTCTTTGCAGAAGAAGAAAATGTGCTTCGGAACAGCCTGATATCTTATGGTAAAGCCCGGTGGGAATATCAGTCTACCGACTATGGGCTTCTTGAAGGTGAACTGGGGGGAGTGGTGCAAATACAAAATACGCGGACTGTCCTCACTGCGCTTCGCAAACTAAAGGAACTGGATTTCTCTATTTCCCCCGCTGCCGTGCAAGCAGCTTTTGCCCGAGTGGTAGAATTGACGGGATTGATGGGCAGGTGGCAGCAGATCCAAAGCCGTCCCAGGATTGTTTGCGATACGGCACATAACGTAGGCGGAATAGAATATATTGTCCGGCAATTGGAAAAAGAAACTTATAATAAATTGCATTTTATCATAGGGATGGTAAACGACAAAGATATTGACGGTGTATTATCGCTCTTGCCTGCAAATGCCTGTTATTATTTTACCAAGGCTTCCGTTGCCCGCGCTCTTCCGGAGAAAGAGTTGGCATTTCGGGCTTCGGTGTATAATTTGGAAGGAAACACCTATCCATGTGTCTCGGAAGCGTTAAAAGCAGCGAAAGCTATTGCGGGAAAGGACGATTTTATTTATATCGGGGGAAGTACTTTTATTGTGGCTGATGCGTTAACATGTCATTGA
- a CDS encoding SLBB domain-containing protein, which produces MKIWFKTLALGCLFIASSLTAQVPQELIDKAKAAGMTDAQIQQEIEKRMGKQAAVSTKPNAATSETDSRKNPLTNRNDSIRTIAPVTTSSNTQKSANTVFGSEIFKDKALSFEPDLNLPTPKDYRLSAGDEVIINVWGASEMKFTQKISPDGFINIPNVGPVPLSGLTVEQAALQIKNELGRIMSGITNEKEPNTFVNVSLGQIRSIKVNLVGEVVRPGSYTLPSLATLFNALYAAGGVNNIGTLRNIKVYRNSKEIASLDVYDYLLNGKFQSNIRLEDNDMVIVGTYDNHVTIRGKVKRKRIFELKKNENMEDLINYAGGFTGDAYTKSIRVVRKAGERYSIATVDKNEFPAFTLMDKDSVIIDSVIPMYANRLRIRGAVWRQGEYELGKDITTIKQLVDKAGGVKGDEFTGRAQLTRLKPDFTKEIIAIDIKGILNGSISDVPLKPEDELYIPSIFDLREGYTINIRGAVNNPNVTIPYQNNMTVEDAIIAAGGLREAAAMINVEVARRIKDPYAETYSSEIAKVHKFTLNDNLEVVQGEKLFTLEPFDEVIVRFSPGYQEQQIVRIEGEVLFSGAYVLSQKNERLSDLVKKAGGISDQAYIKGANLKRQLNEDELRRLETMLQLSSNKASRDSMDVKMLNLKNYTVGIDLQKALNNPGGPDDIILREGDQLFIPQYQSTVKVSGAVTYPNSITYTRNMTVRQCLSQAGGYTDISRKYPIVIYMNGKVATTKRVGLFFKKYPKVEPGAEILVPMKKQNDRKASLAEILSISTSATSMAAMVTSIINTLDKK; this is translated from the coding sequence ATGAAGATTTGGTTTAAAACACTTGCCTTGGGATGCCTGTTTATAGCATCCTCGCTCACCGCACAAGTTCCACAGGAACTTATCGACAAAGCAAAAGCGGCAGGCATGACAGACGCGCAAATTCAGCAAGAAATCGAGAAACGTATGGGGAAACAAGCTGCTGTATCCACTAAACCTAATGCAGCTACCTCGGAAACGGATTCCCGGAAAAATCCGTTAACTAATAGAAACGATTCTATTCGGACTATAGCTCCCGTTACCACTTCAAGTAATACGCAAAAATCGGCAAATACTGTATTTGGAAGCGAAATATTTAAAGACAAGGCCCTATCGTTTGAGCCGGATCTTAATTTACCTACTCCTAAAGACTATCGTTTATCAGCCGGAGACGAAGTAATCATCAATGTTTGGGGAGCTTCGGAAATGAAGTTTACACAAAAAATTTCTCCGGACGGTTTTATCAATATTCCGAATGTAGGGCCGGTTCCTTTAAGCGGATTAACGGTAGAACAGGCAGCACTCCAAATAAAAAACGAATTGGGACGCATTATGTCCGGCATTACCAATGAAAAAGAACCTAATACCTTTGTAAATGTAAGTTTAGGACAAATTCGTTCTATTAAAGTAAACCTAGTAGGAGAAGTAGTACGTCCGGGAAGTTATACGCTCCCCTCTCTTGCGACTTTATTCAACGCTTTATATGCTGCCGGAGGAGTTAATAATATCGGTACGCTTCGAAATATCAAAGTTTACCGGAATAGTAAAGAAATTGCCTCTTTAGACGTATACGATTACTTGTTAAACGGAAAGTTCCAGTCTAATATCCGACTGGAAGATAATGATATGGTCATAGTGGGAACGTATGATAATCATGTTACCATACGTGGCAAAGTAAAAAGGAAACGTATTTTCGAATTGAAGAAAAACGAAAACATGGAAGACCTTATTAACTATGCCGGCGGTTTTACCGGGGATGCCTATACCAAAAGTATCCGCGTTGTCCGGAAGGCCGGAGAACGTTACAGCATCGCGACCGTAGACAAGAACGAATTTCCCGCTTTTACCTTAATGGATAAAGATTCGGTAATAATAGATTCCGTGATCCCTATGTATGCTAATCGCTTACGAATAAGAGGAGCTGTATGGCGTCAAGGCGAGTATGAGCTAGGGAAGGACATTACTACCATAAAGCAATTAGTGGATAAAGCCGGAGGTGTAAAAGGTGACGAATTTACAGGTCGTGCTCAATTGACACGCCTGAAACCGGATTTTACGAAGGAAATCATCGCCATCGATATAAAAGGAATTTTAAACGGTAGCATTTCCGATGTACCTCTTAAACCGGAAGATGAATTGTATATTCCTTCTATTTTCGATTTACGAGAAGGATACACTATCAATATACGAGGTGCGGTAAATAATCCGAATGTAACCATACCTTACCAGAACAATATGACGGTGGAAGATGCAATTATCGCTGCCGGCGGATTGCGGGAAGCTGCCGCTATGATAAATGTGGAAGTGGCCCGCAGGATAAAAGATCCGTATGCGGAAACCTACAGTAGTGAAATTGCGAAAGTACATAAATTTACCTTGAATGATAACTTGGAAGTAGTACAAGGCGAAAAATTATTTACCTTGGAACCTTTCGATGAAGTGATTGTCCGTTTCTCTCCTGGATACCAGGAACAACAAATCGTGAGAATAGAAGGAGAAGTTCTTTTTTCTGGAGCTTATGTCCTTTCTCAAAAAAATGAACGGCTAAGTGATTTAGTGAAGAAGGCAGGAGGCATTTCCGACCAAGCTTACATAAAAGGTGCTAATTTGAAACGCCAATTAAATGAAGACGAGTTGCGCCGGCTGGAAACCATGTTACAACTAAGTTCCAATAAAGCAAGTCGGGATTCTATGGATGTAAAAATGCTTAATTTAAAAAATTATACGGTAGGGATAGATTTACAGAAAGCGCTGAACAACCCGGGCGGTCCGGACGATATCATTCTTCGTGAGGGCGACCAATTGTTTATCCCTCAATATCAAAGTACCGTAAAAGTAAGCGGAGCGGTCACTTATCCTAACAGTATTACATATACAAGAAACATGACTGTACGTCAATGTCTGTCCCAAGCCGGGGGTTATACCGATATTTCCCGGAAATACCCGATAGTTATTTATATGAATGGGAAAGTAGCCACTACTAAAAGAGTTGGCTTATTCTTCAAAAAATATCCGAAAGTAGAACCGGGTGCGGAAATCCTGGTTCCTATGAAAAAGCAGAATGACCGGAAGGCAAGCTTGGCAGAAATATTAAGCATCAGTACTTCCGCAACTTCTATGGCTGCTATGGTGACATCTATTATTAATACATTAGATAAAAAATAA
- a CDS encoding MFS transporter, with the protein MRTYTLRDSATKRWLVMLAVSFTMLTGYFVADVMAPLQTLLENELTWNSEEYGFFTSAYGWFNVFLFMLIIGGIILDKMGVRFTGLMAASLMVVGAVIKYGAISSDLTPDLLLFGRKMSVMLACLGYATFCVGLEIFGITASKVIVKWFKGKELALALGLQIAVARIGTTLAFAVSVPVAKMFGTVAAPMMLGCIGLLAGLVMYIYYSVLDTKLEKQIQQEEINEPSDAFKLSDLGQLLSNKMFWIICTLCLTFYAGVFPYLKFATSFMIEKFGVTDDFAGTIPSLLPLGTLFMTPLFGTFIDRKGYALKLMILGSVMLLIIHLLFAVPSLNQSIVAVGLTILMGVAFSLVPAAMWPTLARIIPENQLGSAYAFTFWLQNIGLMGVPYLIGWELNKYGETVIDGTKHYDYTIPMLTFAAVSLVAVFLAVLLNVENTRKGYNLNSPNMKE; encoded by the coding sequence ATGAGAACCTATACACTTAGAGATTCTGCAACTAAACGCTGGCTGGTTATGCTGGCAGTTTCTTTTACCATGTTAACCGGCTATTTCGTTGCCGACGTAATGGCCCCTCTCCAAACGCTTTTAGAAAACGAACTAACCTGGAATAGTGAAGAATATGGATTCTTTACAAGTGCTTACGGTTGGTTCAATGTCTTCCTTTTTATGCTGATTATCGGAGGTATTATCTTGGATAAAATGGGAGTACGTTTTACAGGTTTAATGGCAGCTTCGCTCATGGTGGTGGGAGCGGTAATTAAATATGGAGCAATTTCGTCCGATCTAACCCCGGATTTGTTGTTATTCGGCAGAAAAATGAGTGTGATGCTTGCATGCCTGGGATATGCGACATTCTGTGTAGGTCTGGAAATATTCGGGATTACGGCTTCCAAAGTAATTGTAAAATGGTTCAAAGGGAAAGAATTGGCATTGGCATTAGGACTGCAAATCGCCGTAGCACGGATAGGTACGACTTTAGCTTTTGCGGTTTCCGTGCCGGTAGCAAAAATGTTCGGTACAGTAGCAGCCCCTATGATGTTAGGATGTATCGGCTTGCTTGCCGGACTTGTCATGTATATATATTATAGCGTTTTAGATACTAAGTTAGAAAAACAAATCCAACAAGAAGAAATCAACGAACCTTCGGATGCTTTCAAACTGTCAGACTTGGGGCAATTGCTTTCCAATAAAATGTTTTGGATTATATGTACCTTATGCCTTACGTTTTACGCAGGCGTATTCCCCTATCTTAAATTTGCCACGAGCTTTATGATTGAAAAGTTCGGAGTGACGGACGATTTTGCCGGAACCATTCCGAGTTTGTTGCCTCTCGGAACTTTATTCATGACGCCTCTTTTCGGTACTTTCATCGACCGGAAAGGATACGCTCTAAAATTAATGATCCTAGGCTCCGTCATGTTACTGATTATCCATTTGCTTTTTGCGGTTCCTTCGTTAAACCAAAGTATAGTAGCCGTAGGGTTAACCATCCTGATGGGAGTTGCCTTTTCTTTGGTTCCCGCTGCTATGTGGCCTACACTAGCCCGTATCATTCCGGAAAATCAATTAGGAAGTGCCTATGCTTTTACCTTCTGGTTGCAAAACATTGGATTAATGGGGGTTCCTTATTTGATTGGTTGGGAATTGAACAAGTACGGCGAAACTGTAATAGACGGAACGAAACATTATGATTATACCATTCCTATGCTTACTTTTGCAGCCGTTTCTCTTGTCGCTGTGTTCTTGGCTGTATTACTGAATGTAGAAAACACCAGGAAAGGATATAACCTGAATAGCCCGAATATGAAGGAATAA
- a CDS encoding magnesium transporter CorA family protein produces the protein MRKFLYCEGKGFVEKNAWLPNTWVNVECPTTEDIEYLMTQFHVPDSFINDIADTEERPRIESEGNWLLTILRIPMESKEHKKPFTTVPIGIITNEDIFITICYFKTELLPDFIRYTQRKELDIRNKFTLILRLIYSSAVWYLKYLKQINNDINDAENELEKSIRNEDLIRMMQLQKSLVLFNTSLRGNEMMFSKLQSIFQEPQYMDKELMEDVETELKQAHSTVNIYSDILTGTMDAFASIISNNVNTIMKRMTSLSIILMVPTLIASFYGMNVINGLEEVKYSFAGIVILSILFSASAFIIFRKIKWF, from the coding sequence ATGAGAAAGTTTCTTTATTGTGAAGGCAAAGGTTTTGTTGAAAAAAACGCATGGCTTCCAAACACTTGGGTTAATGTAGAATGTCCCACGACAGAAGACATTGAATATTTAATGACCCAATTCCATGTTCCCGATTCATTTATAAATGATATTGCCGATACCGAGGAACGGCCTCGTATAGAATCCGAAGGTAACTGGTTACTTACGATTTTACGTATTCCTATGGAAAGTAAGGAACATAAAAAACCTTTTACAACCGTTCCTATCGGTATTATTACGAATGAGGATATTTTCATTACAATCTGTTATTTTAAAACAGAATTATTACCGGACTTCATACGGTATACTCAACGTAAAGAACTGGATATACGAAATAAATTCACTTTGATCTTACGTCTTATTTATTCATCTGCCGTCTGGTATTTGAAATATTTAAAGCAAATAAACAATGACATCAATGATGCGGAAAACGAATTGGAAAAGTCTATCCGGAACGAGGATTTAATTCGTATGATGCAATTACAAAAAAGTTTGGTGTTGTTTAATACTTCCTTACGAGGAAATGAAATGATGTTCTCTAAGCTGCAAAGTATTTTCCAGGAGCCTCAATATATGGATAAAGAATTAATGGAGGATGTGGAGACAGAGCTAAAACAAGCGCATAGTACCGTCAATATTTATAGCGATATCCTTACGGGAACTATGGATGCTTTTGCTTCTATTATTTCCAATAACGTGAACACTATTATGAAGCGCATGACTTCCCTTTCCATCATTTTAATGGTTCCCACTTTAATAGCGAGCTTCTACGGCATGAATGTGATTAATGGCTTGGAGGAGGTTAAATATAGTTTCGCCGGTATCGTGATTCTTTCTATTTTGTTTTCCGCATCGGCATTTATCATCTTCCGAAAAATAAAATGGTTTTAA
- a CDS encoding lipocalin-like domain-containing protein: MVKQFLAIIALTSILFACSDEDSKLEGKWQMTQMEVNGSVMPIDTIYYNFQNSLFMYQIYNAVMGGYQAYGYKKVEDKDKLVLEMDSKTNLTEFYRRSDWTSNTRIFAIEKLSGSKLILQEGGKKYIFRKF; encoded by the coding sequence ATGGTAAAACAATTTTTAGCGATTATTGCATTGACAAGTATTCTATTTGCTTGTTCGGATGAAGATAGCAAACTGGAAGGCAAATGGCAGATGACACAGATGGAAGTAAACGGGAGTGTGATGCCGATAGATACTATTTATTATAACTTTCAGAATAGCTTGTTTATGTATCAGATTTATAACGCAGTTATGGGAGGTTATCAAGCGTATGGCTATAAAAAGGTAGAAGATAAAGATAAGCTGGTTTTGGAAATGGATAGTAAAACAAATTTAACTGAATTTTATCGGCGGAGCGATTGGACAAGCAATACCCGTATTTTTGCTATTGAAAAACTTTCCGGTTCCAAACTTATTCTACAGGAAGGCGGGAAAAAGTACATTTTCAGGAAGTTTTAG
- the hisB gene encoding bifunctional histidinol-phosphatase/imidazoleglycerol-phosphate dehydratase HisB produces MKRALFIDRDGTLVVEPPIDYQLDSLEKLEFYPGMIRNLYFIRKNLDFEFVMVTNQDGLGTESFPEETFWPAHNKILKTLNGEGIEFNRICIDPSLPEDHSPNRKPRTGMLTEYMTGEYDLSSSYVIGDRLTDVELAKNLGAKAIWLYDGEDADNLLEQADLKAWCVLTTGNWDKITEFLFAGERRATIQRTTKETDIYIDLNLDGSGCTDISTGLGFFDHMLDQIGKHSGMDLVIKVTGDLHVDEHHTIEDTGIALGEALYKALGNKRGIERYGYCLPMDDCLCSAVLDFGGRPWLVWEAMFKREKVGDMPTEMFLHFFKSLSDSAKMNLNIKAEGTNEHHKIEGIFKAFARSIKMAIKRDIYKFELPSTKGII; encoded by the coding sequence ATGAAACGAGCTTTGTTTATAGACCGTGACGGTACGTTAGTGGTAGAGCCTCCCATTGATTATCAACTGGATTCTTTGGAAAAGTTAGAGTTTTATCCGGGTATGATCCGGAACTTATATTTTATTCGGAAAAATCTGGATTTTGAGTTTGTTATGGTTACAAATCAGGATGGACTAGGTACGGAGTCTTTCCCGGAGGAAACTTTTTGGCCTGCCCACAATAAAATATTAAAGACTTTAAACGGGGAAGGAATCGAGTTCAATAGGATATGTATCGATCCTTCGTTGCCGGAAGATCACTCTCCGAACAGGAAACCCCGTACAGGAATGCTGACCGAATATATGACGGGTGAATATGATTTATCCTCTTCGTATGTTATCGGCGACCGCCTTACGGACGTAGAGCTTGCTAAAAATTTAGGAGCCAAGGCTATTTGGTTATATGATGGTGAAGATGCGGACAATTTACTAGAGCAAGCAGACCTGAAGGCATGGTGCGTATTAACTACCGGAAACTGGGATAAAATTACGGAATTTCTTTTTGCCGGAGAACGGCGTGCAACCATCCAACGAACTACAAAAGAAACAGATATTTATATTGATCTTAACTTGGACGGAAGCGGTTGTACGGATATTTCTACTGGACTGGGCTTTTTCGACCACATGCTAGACCAAATAGGTAAACATTCGGGGATGGATTTGGTTATAAAGGTAACCGGTGATCTGCATGTAGACGAACATCATACCATAGAAGATACCGGTATTGCTTTAGGCGAAGCCCTTTATAAGGCTTTAGGAAATAAACGGGGAATTGAACGATATGGCTATTGTTTGCCTATGGACGATTGTTTATGCAGTGCTGTTCTCGACTTTGGCGGTCGTCCCTGGCTTGTATGGGAAGCTATGTTTAAACGGGAAAAAGTAGGAGATATGCCAACAGAGATGTTCTTGCATTTTTTTAAATCGTTGAGTGATTCGGCTAAAATGAATTTGAACATCAAAGCAGAAGGTACCAATGAGCATCATAAGATTGAAGGTATTTTCAAAGCATTTGCCAGGTCTATTAAAATGGCAATTAAACGGGATATATATAAATTCGAATTACCCAGTACGAAAGGGATTATTTAA